From a single Lolium rigidum isolate FL_2022 chromosome 7, APGP_CSIRO_Lrig_0.1, whole genome shotgun sequence genomic region:
- the LOC124672746 gene encoding uncharacterized protein LOC124672746, with amino-acid sequence MLPPQLPLALAATTTAAITCRGSSSTGRRRGRRPKAKPIVFPPPPVRRLVSSSLRRLLPRLRPLGGRRLGRRKSPAEDVAVLLLSLAFGDRLTVLAEAWRASGLGQALAVWAAVFGRARRRRMNGLRRLAALLLGIAFCALVSRFRGAAFFEGLGKTGGGRKLARIFLH; translated from the coding sequence ATGCTCCCGCCGCAGCTCCCGCTCGccctcgccgccaccaccaccgccgccatcacCTGCCGCGGCAGCTCCTctaccggccgccgccgcggccgccgcccgaAGGCCAAGCCCATCGTGTTCCCGcctccgccggtgcgccgcctggtctcctcctccctccgccgcctcctcccgcgcctgCGCCCCCTCGGCGGCCGACGGCTCGGGCGGCGGAAGTCGCCCGCCGAGGACGTCGCGGTGCTGCTGCTCTCCCTGGCGTTCGGCGACAGGCTCACCGTCCTCGCGGAGGCCTGGCGCGCGTCGGGCCTGGGCCAGGCGCTCGCCGTCTGGGCGGCGGTGTTCgggagggcgaggaggaggaggatgaacggGCTCCGGCGGCTCGCGGCGCTACTGCTCGGGATCGCGTTCTGCGCGCTCGTCTCACGCTTCAGGGGCGCCGCGTTCTTCGAAGGCCTCGGGAAGACGGGAGGCGGCCGGAAGTTAGCGCGGATTTTCCTCCATTGA
- the LOC124675666 gene encoding protein EFFECTOR OF TRANSCRIPTION 2-like, whose translation MPAAAVAAARLKREDCPRTKHDSLFSPWKVLVGPSDWEDHSAGKEGVQRYHTRNLPDNFPGLYELGVARSSYDGVRARRNGSGVVVVVYLGQADNVRARLQQYGRTGSHLDIGNPLAAVGKTEINMLAAGPGLFREVFSRGYSVMFRCASMGNKKEAEKTEGQLLRVFDYAWNKLQNGACRREEILLKLEQRSHRTSLLSRVRHFKQKVFGERAGIKISSSGSVGIPSGSTESMFPRVRTFVGFRPRSVNSCDSLNEAIDIHRKCTPQANTPGSNKAHRRIGGYRVKKIDVITRRTAPMQESNSVCGVTLEDGSTCLEDPLEGRKRCELHKGRRVRVKQSCKVSSSSYTGQVVIPADDSIPQVTANPSKPDQAWETCGGRSKNAKEPSLQRNSFEAKELKPGEAPIEDGTYRTSHAESQSQEDEPSGRKWFELLKAQKSSGAPPTRGQGCQTRVANDDVATICGAVTDKGYCKVVPMAGRRRCEEHEGIEVTGASSAPSPGSSVWPCICGARASDGSPCKSQPVAGRKRCALHKGHRATPSTAQ comes from the exons ATGCCTGCGGCGGCCGTCGCGGCCGCCAGGCTGAAGCGGGAGGACTGCCCCCGCACCAAGCATGACTCCCTCTTCTCCCCATGGAAG GTTCTTGTCGGGCCATCGGACTGGGAGGACCATTCTGCCGGCAAGGAGGGAGTCCAGAGATACCACACGCGCAACCTCCCGGATAACTTCCCTGGTCTGTACGAGTTGGGCGTTGCAAGATCTTCCTATGATGGTGTCAGGGCTCGCAGAAATGGATCAGGTGTCGTCGTTGTGGTGTACCTAGGGCAAGCTGATAATGTCAGGGCTAGGCTCCAGCAGTATGGACGGACAGGGTCGCACCTAGACATTGGGAATCCACTGGCTGCTGTTGGTAAAACTGAGATAAACATGCTCGCAGCGGGACCTGGCTTGTTCAGGGAGGTGTTCTCCAGAGGTTACTCTGTCATGTTTCGATGTGCGTCG ATGGGTAACAAAAAAGAAGCTGAGAAGACTGAAGGTCAGCTGCTGAGAGTATTTGATTATGCATGGAACAAGCTTCAGAATGGTGCTTGTCGCCGCGAAGAAATACTCCTCAAGTTAGAGCAGAGAAGCCATAGAACATCACTGCTTAGCAGAGTACGTCACTTTAAACAGAAAGTGTTTGGAGAGAGAGCAGGTATAAAGATTAGCAGCAGTGGGTCTGTTGGCATCCCATCTGGCAGTACGGAAAGTATGTTCCCAAGAGTCCGTACATTTGTTGGCTTCAGACCTCGTTCAGTTAACTCTTGTGACAGTTTAAACGAGGCAATTGATATTCACCGGAAATGCACACCTCAAGCCAATACTCCTGGTAGCAACAAAGCACATAGAAGGATCGGAGGATATAGGGTGAAAAAGATCGATGTTATAACACGGAGAACTGCGCCGATGCAAGAATCCAACTCTGTCTGTGGAGTAACACTGGAGGATGGTTCTACTTGTTTGGAGGATCCATTGGAAGGGAGGAAGAGGTGTGAGTTGCACAAAGGTAGAAGAGTCAGAGTCAAGCAGAGTTGCAAAGTATCCTCTTCTAGCTACACTGGCCAAGTTGTTATTCCAGCTGATGACTCCATACCACAAGTAACTGCAAATCCAAGCAAGCCAGATCAAGCATGGGAAACCTGTGGAGGCCGGTCCAAAAATGCAAAGGAACCATCACTGCAAAGGAACAGCTTTGAAGCAAAGGAGTTGAAACCCGGAGAAGCTCCCATAGAAGATGGAACATATAGAACCTCTCATGCTGAATCTCAGTCCCAGGAAGATGAGCCTTCTGGAAGGAAGTGGTTTGAGCTGCTGAAAGCACAGAAGTCATCTGGGGCACCACCCACGAGGGGCCAAGGATGCCAGACAAGAGTAGCAAACGATGACGTAGCAACCATTTGTGGAGCTGTCACAGATAAAGGGTACTGCAAAGTGGTACCGATggcaggaagaagaagatgcgaggAGCACGAAGGAATTGAGGTCACTGGCGCTTCATCTGCACCATCTCCCGGAAGCTCAGTATGGCCCTGTATCTGTGGCGCTCGAGCGTCGGATGGTTCGCCTTGCAAGAGCCAGCCAGTTGCCGGGAGGAAGCGATGTGCGCTGCATAAGGGGCATAGAGCTACACCATCCACCGCACAGTAA